Proteins encoded by one window of Lycium barbarum isolate Lr01 chromosome 11, ASM1917538v2, whole genome shotgun sequence:
- the LOC132620487 gene encoding pyruvate dehydrogenase E1 component subunit alpha-3, chloroplastic, protein MAMAFSATKVLQPLPLNSTRSADKPLLGLKGSCSFIGSSLSLKKDFLPPQSQRRSNAVVAVSDVVKEKKSKSKSNISNLLITKEEGLILYEDMVLGRAFEDMCAQMYYRGKMFGFVHLYNGQEAVSTGFIKLLKKEDSVVSTYRDHVHALSKGVPARQVMSELFGKTTGCCRGQGGSMHMFSKEHNVLGGFAFIGEGIPIATGAAFSSKYRREVLKEADCDHVTVAFFGDGTCNNGQFYECLNMAALWKLPIIFVVENNLWAIGMSHLRSTSDPEIWKKGPAFGMPGVHVDGMDVLKVREVAQEAVGRARRGEGPTLVECETYRFRGHSLADPDELRDPAEKNHYATRDPITALKKYMFENNLVNEAELKAIDKKIDELVEESVEFADASPVPARNQLLENVFADPRGFGIGPDGRYRCEDPKFTEGTAQV, encoded by the exons ATGGCTATGGCTTTCTCTGCAACGAAAGTTTTGCAACCTTTGCCCCTGAATTCTACTAGATCTGCTGATAAGCCCCTTTTGGGTCTTAAGGGAAGCTGTTCTTTTATTGGATCATCGCTTTCTCTTAAGAAGGATTTCTTGCCTCCTCAATCCCAACGAAGATCCAATGCAGTTGTTGCTGTTTCTGATGTTGTTAAGGAAAAGAAATCCAAGTCTAAGTCCAATATCTCCAATTTG TTGATTACTAAGGAGGAAGGATTGATACTGTACGAGGACATGGTGTTGGGAAGAGCTTTTGAGGACATGTGCGCCCAAATGTATTACAGGGGCAAAATGTTTGGTTTTGTGCATTTGTACAACGGGCAAGAAGCTGTCTCAACTGGTTTCATTAAGCTCTTGAAGAAGGAAGACTCTGTAGTTAGCACTTATCGTGATCATGTCCATGCATTGAGCAAAGGTGTTCCAGCTCGTCAAGTGATGAGTGAGCTATTTGGGAAGACTACAGGGTGTTGTAGAGGCCAGGGTGGATCGATGCACATGTTCTCCAAAGAGCACAACGTTCTTGGGGGTTTCGCTTTTATTGGTGAGGGAATCCCAATAGCTACAGGTGCTGCATTTAGTAGCAAGTACAGAAGGGAGGTCTTGAAGGAGGCTGATTGTGATCATGTCACAGTGGCCTTCTTTGGTGATGGAACTTGCAACAATGGCCAATTCTACGAGTGCTTGAACATGGCCGCATTGTGGAAATTGCCCATTATCTTTGTTGTTGAGAACAATCTGTGGGCAATTGGGATGTCCCACTTGAGATCTACTTCTGATCctgaaatttggaagaaaggtCCTGCCTTTGGGATGCCTGGGGTTCATGTTGATGGAATGGATGTGTTGAAGGTGAGGGAGGTAGCACAAGAGGCTGTTGGCAGAGCTAGGAGAGGGGAAGGTCCCACTTTGGTTGAATGTGAGACTTACCGGTTCAGAGGACACTCTTTGGCTGATCCAGATGAGCTTCGTGACCCTG CTGAGAAGAATCACTATGCCACAAGAGATCCTATCACTGCCTTGAAGAAGTATATGTTTGAGAACAACCTGGTCAATGAAGCAGAGTTAAAGGCCATAGATAAGAAGATCGATGAATTGGTTGAAGAGTCTGTGGAGTTCGCAGATGCAAGCCCTGTTCCAGCTCGTAACCAGTTGCTAGAGAATGTGTTTGCTGATCCTAGGGGCTTCGGAATTGGGCCTGATGGAAGGTACAGATGTGAGGATCCTAAGTTCACTGAAGGCACAGCTCAGGTCTAG